The following coding sequences lie in one Capsicum annuum cultivar UCD-10X-F1 chromosome 5, UCD10Xv1.1, whole genome shotgun sequence genomic window:
- the LOC107872501 gene encoding uncharacterized protein LOC107872501, whose protein sequence is MEEGKLIGMKSHNCHVFMETLIPIAFSHFLERIWKPITEISLFFRDLCSGKLLESSLDRMEQNIPVITTKLEKIFPCGFSDVMEHILIHLIEEAHLGGPVQMRWMYPGERWHPASKEVNKAVRESVRRLFSQPWHSWSEIPKDHRQAMFEEFKAGIGSSCQAEAINGVQLAATS, encoded by the exons ATGGAAGAAGGAAAGTTGATTGGTATGAAAAGCCATAATTGTCATGTTTTTATGGAAACCTTGATTCCTATCGCATTCAGCCACTTTCTTGAGAGGATATGGAAACCAATCACAGAGATAAGTTTGTTCTTTAGAGATTTATGTTCGGGAAAGTTATTGGAGAGTAGCTTGGACAGAATGGAGCAGAATATTCCTGTCATTACTACTAAGTTGGAGAAGATCTTTCCATGTGGCTTTTCTGATGTGATGGAGCATATTCTAATTCACCTCATAGAAGAGGCACATCTTGGAGGCCCAGTTCAAATGAGGTGGATGTATCCAGGAGagag gTGGCATCCCGCATCAAAAGAAGTTAATAAGGCAGTAAGAGAGAGCGTTAGGAGGCTTTTTTCACAACCTTGGCACAGTTGGTCGGAGATTCCAAAAGACCATAGACAAGCCATGTTTGAAGAGTTCAAG GCTGGTATTGGTTCCTCATGCCAGGCTGAGGCGATTAACGGTGTTCAGCTTGCTGCTACATCTTAG